The window AGCTCAGCACTGCGAACCTCGCCGCGCTTGGCTTCCAATTCTTCCCCATTCCTCCCCAGCCTCTGATTGACTTCGTAGCTGGCACGCATTTCGCTCAAGAGACGTTCTTGCGTCTCCACCTTGCTTTCCAGGCTCTTCTCCTTGGCTTCCCAGTTATCCTTTCGCTCGTCCAAGACGGCTGCCCACGAAGCCTCAACGTCCTTGACTCGAGCGTCGAGCTTTTCCTCCAGTTCCATTCGCGCCGCGCGCTCCGTCTGGAGCTTGGATTCAGCCTCTTCCAACTGGGCAGTAAGCTTTGACACACTATCTTGAAGGTGTTGGTTCTCTTCGGTGAGCTTCGGCAGCGTGTCCTCCGAAATAAGCATGGCATCTACCGAAGCTTCAAGGAGGGGGTATGGGTCGGGGGCATTCGATATCGACGTGTACGCCTGCAAGAAGGCAGAGTTGACCGTTCTGGAGTGATTTGCCAGAAGATCGATGAATGTTTGGTAGGCTGCGACTTTGGGTTAACCAGCCGGCCCACGGAGTTGGGTATCGCGAGATCCAACCTTTCAGAAGTCCCTTGAACTCGCTCAGTTTGGTCGCGTCGTCTAGTTTCCTGAACTCCTTCGTCCTCTGCGCCAGGTCCTTGCGTTGGACGGGAGAGTCGCGCTGATAGGTCACAATCACGGatgcgacgtcgtcgagattCGCGGACAAGGTCGTTAGGTCGACGCCTGTGATGAAGCTGTCAGAAACGGTACGGTCTACGCACTGATCTCACCCTCCGGCGGCATACTTCGCCACGCCGAAATGGCATGCTTGAACTTGTTCCCCTCCGTGAGGCTCGTGGGCGCTACCACGGCCGCTGCCGATGTTGTAGATTCTTCCGATGGTTCCGCCATCTCTGCGACGTTTAGGTAGTCTGTCGCTTGCATGGCGACTGCCGCTGCATTCGCCCAGACTCAGGACCAAATCGATTTTTCAGTTGGTACGGCAAGATGGAACAAGAGCCGagatcgacgaggagccaGGGTTGGGGAAGTCGATTATTGCATGGAGATGATGGGGCTCCGTCATTCGCAAACGTGTTACAACCCGAGgagtgtaagtaagtacagagtacttgcttcgtactagtaccttAAGGTGGCGCTCGTTGGCATGAACGGCTGTGCGTAGAGCCCGTTCGAACAGTACTAGGACGAACAAGCAACTGGGgacctaggtacttagtagtACGTGTAAGCACAAAACTATTGCTGCAAGTatgaagtactccgtacaagtactccgtacaagtactccgttcttcAGTAACATATTACTTGAGTACTAAGTAATAATATCTGCTCCTGGCTACTAACGGAGTACAGCTGGTGGGAACCCAAGTACTAGGATGTGCCACTGAAAGTACGTACCTCCCTCCTTCACACATGCCTCAGACTTAGCTGGACCTATCAACCAGAGCTCGGCTGACGAGCGCCAACAGCTTTGTTTTCTTTACACCACCCACCTCCGTGGCCATCCCGTCGCCTCATCATCAAGAACCCCGCGCTCTCGGTGGCAGGATCGGGCCTGCTAAGATTCTAGAAGAAGAAAGTATGGCAACCTTGTCTCGATATTGCCCTAGAACTGTTCGCCGCCATGATATTCGACGATTCTGGTGACGTGGGGTCTTCGGCGACCCGGAATGCGTCAAAGGATGACGGCCCCTATCTGCTGCGTCCACTGCTCGAAAATGTGCCTCTGTGTGCCGACGGTTCGCAGCGCCACGTTAGCATCAACTGCGTCGAATACCTGGACGGCAACCTCTATGTcggcacctcggccgctgAGCTACTTCACTTCGTCAAGATGCCTCCCGACCCTGTCGACAAGTCTGGCAGGCCACTCTTCATGCTCGCCTCGAGGTTATCTCCCACGTTTGCCGAGCCGCCCAGGGCTGCCGCTCCAATCCCTCGACCTGGCGTTCAGCAGATCCTGCTGTTACCAACCGTTGGCAAAGCATGCATACTCTGCAACTCAACGGCGGCATTCTATTCCCTGCCCGAGCTGAGTCCCGTGTCTGGCATAGGTCAGGTGAAGAACTGTAATTGGGTCGGTGGCGTTGACCTGAACGAGATTGAACCCGAAAATTCCGCCGTGACGATTCTACTCTCGCTCAAACGACGGATACAAGTCGTGCGAGTTGGTGAAGGCGTCCAAGCTTACAGGGTACGCCAAGCGGCCTCGAATTCCACCTCGAATGTGGCGGATACTGATGTGGCCGTAGAACATTGATTATGCTGGCAGCACCGTTTCAATTCGCCGTGACACCATAGCATGCGTTGCAGACTCGAGATCTTACGCCCTCTTAGATGTTGAGAGGCGTTTGAAGATACCTTTGATGAGCATCTCATCGTTCGATGAGCCCTTGGATACCGTCGAAGTCGAGCAAGCTCAGGCCCCGGCATCTGAAGTTGTAGGAGGCATAAGTCGCAGCGTGTCGTCAACCGAAAGGCGCCCCATCTCGGCCACCAGGGCTCACAACCGCAGTACGAGCCTGGGCGGAAACGTCTTGGGAAGCAGCGACCGCCACCAAGAAGCACACGAGTCTGACCGCCGGGATCCCGAGTCCCAGCTGACATCACTTCTCCCGCCGTTTGCGGATCTACAGTCTCAGCAAGCCGACTCGGGTGCTCCGCCACAAACAGACACCCCGGCGCCTGCCGCACCCGGGGAGACCGTTGTTTCCAGCCAAACGTTGCAGCAACAGACTGTCCCGGAGGCAACCGGGCTGCATCCGCTCATCGTGTCACCGACTCCAGAAGAGTttctcctcgtcatcggcacAAGCCCGGAGGAGCCTGGCATTGGCATGTTTGtcagcctcgacggcgacacaACCCGCTCCACCATCGAATTCGAGAGATATCCAGAGCAGATTGTTGTCGATGGAAGGGAATCAGACCTGTCATCATCGCGGTTCGGGTCTGGAGACGTGAGCAGCTATGTCCTAGCGTCGATGGCCAAGCAGAGCCCCAACGGCTTGCGATATGGGCTAGAGATCCAGCGTTGGGATTCCAGCGAGGCAACCCCTGAGAAGCACTGGTTAGTCGCCAATAACAGCGAAAACTCGGTCCCGTACGGACTTCGATCTCTGGTGGGCTCCGACGAGCTGCAATTTGAAGAAGTCGTTGCTCGGTTGAGCCATAAGAGGTTCCTTCCGTTCACAAATCCCCTGGACACGGCCGACTCATACCTCGAGAAATCGGATTCTCGCACAGCCCTGTCCATGGAGAGGTTGTACCAGGAAAAGGAGCTTTTCGAGCGCGATGACGACTCGCAGGACGACAACTCGCCTCCGGACGGTTGGGAGGCAGCTCGAAGCTCCGAGGGTGAGGAATTCACTCGGCGGTTGGCAAGCTCCAAGGTCAAGCTGGCGGTTTGGTCTGGTGACCGCATTTGGTGGGCGGCTCGAACCCCGCTGATAATGCAGCTTGACGCGGCTCTCGATGCTGCCTGCATGAATGGTTGCGCAGACTCTAGGGGAATAGACAGGCGAGCCATCTTTACCGTGCTCGGGTCCATTCGCGGTCGAGAGGCAAAGACTGAGCTGGAATTCCTGACGCTTGGCTTCATTCGACAAAGGGCAGGGCTTTTGCTGGTGATCAGTCTGCTGGCATCGCCGGAGGGCGAGCAACTTTCAGCGGGCGAAATGAACGCACTGGAAGAGGTTCTGATGGACAGCAAGCTCGAACCCAGAGTCGTTCTCTCGCTGATACCTGGGCTCCGCAACGAAATAAAGGAAGGACGTCAAGGGATCTGGATCTGCGACGGAGTACGAATGGTGGCAGAGACTTATCTGCAAAGCACATCCTTTTCTGGTGTGGTAAAACATGGCATCAAAGATGTCTCGCCGAGAGTACTGCACTTTTTACGACGCTTCCTCTTCGCGTGGAAGAAGCTGAAGGGCTTTGGTAGTGTCCCGGACGAGGGTGACGTATTTCCGACGGTGGATGCTGCCCTGCTCGTTGTCCTGCTGGAGCTGGATCAACACGAGAGCCACCCCGATGGTGGAACTGTGAGGTCGGAGCTctacggcctcgtcgacaaagGGGTCGATTGCTTCGAGCGAGCCGTTGGCCTCCTCGAGTCGTACCACAGGCTCTTCGTTCTCAGCCGGCTATACCAGAGCCGCAAGAGGGCAAGCGACGTTTTGTCGACTTGGAAAAGGATCATAGAGGGGGAAAGGGACGACGGAAACGAGCTTCAAGACGGCGAGAAGAGAGTGCGGGACTATCTCCAGAAGGTCAGCAGCCAGATGGTCGTCCAGGAATACGGCATCTGGCTTGCCAGCCGAAACCCCAGGCTGGGCGCCGAGGTCTTCGCCGGAGACAGCCTCAGAGCGCCCAGTTTTGAGCCGAACCGAGTGGTGGAGATGCTACGGCAAGGCGCCCCGAGCGCGGTAAAGTATTACCTGGAGCATCTCGTTTTCGTCAAGGGACATGCAGCCTACGTCAACGAACTGGTGACCTATTACTTGGACATTGTCCTGGACGATCTCGAGTCGCGGGAAACAAGCCGagaggccgtcgtggcggcgTACGACGCCTACCGGGCGCTACGAGCACCGAAGCCGACATACCACCACTTTCTTGCCGAGAACTCGCCCGACAACGACGAGGTGTGGCAGAGCCGGCTCCGGCTGCTGCAGCTTCTGGGCGGCGCGCACGACTACGACTCGGCGGCCATTAGCGCCCGCATCACAAGCTTGCCCGGCCATCTCCTCGTGCCGGAAACCATCATACttgccggccgagagggACGCCATGATGATGCGCTACGATTGCTGGTCCACAAGCTGGGCGACTATGACACGGCCGTGGCGTACTGCCTCCGTGGCGGTAGGAGCGTATATGTCCCCCCGGAGGACCGACGCGGTGGCGGCAGCAACGAGTCCGAGCAGGAGGCGTCCCGGGGTTTGTTTCGGGTTGTCCTGCGCGAGTTCCTCGCCATCAACGACTTGAGCAACCGGGTCGAGCAGACGGGTGCGCTGCTGGAGCGGTTCGGCGGGTGGTTCGACGTGGATGAGGTGCTGCAACTCATCCCGGACGACTGGTCCGTGGGCGTGGTGGCCTCCTTCCTGGCCAGCGCCCTGCAACGACTGGTGCGCGACAAGCACGAGAGCATCATGACGAGGGCGCTCAGCGGCGCCGAGAACTTGCGTATCAACTACGATTGGGTCGTCGGACTGGAGGAGAAGGGACCGAGGTTGGAAGCCACAAGACAGCAGCAGCCGGGTCATTACGCCGATGGGCACGCAGGCGATGCGATGATGCCCTGATGCAGCACCAATCCACCAACAACGGATGGCCATGCTAACTCGTACAAGCGTTGACCGTGGTCCTCCTCAACACTGCAACAAGAAGCCACCTCTTCCTTACTGTTATGTCGTCCTCAGGTCGGTGACTCATCCACACTCTCTCCTGTCCATCACAGTCCCTTTCCCAAATCCGCtccagctcgaggccaacCTCGCGAAGGGTTTTCTCTTCGAAGAAACCGCGTATCTTCTCACGGCCGGTGTGGAATCCTGCGACTAACCAGCAACGCGCATCCTCGTTGTCAACGCTGATAAAGTGTTCGATGGAGCGGAGAAGGTTGGCGTGCTCCCACGGCATCCACAGGcagtcggcgacgaagatgCGATCGAACGCATGTCGGTTGGACAGGCAGAAGGCATCCGAGAGCTCACCCCACGAGTGGccctggacgaggatggaagCGGCGGGAGTGGCCGAACTGCCGGCCGGGGCGAAGGACGGCCGGATGTTGTGCTCAACGTTTGAGCGGAGACTGCTGAGGATGGGAGGGGCAGGGTAGTCCGTGACGACGACTCGCCTTGCGCCCAGAATACCGGCCATGATGCTCGGAAGCGCCGTTCCCGCCCCTAGTTCCAGCACCGCTTGCCCCCCAACGTGGAAGCTCGCCCCCTCGCCGAGCCCGAAGTCGCCGTCTCGATCTGCATCCTCCACGCCGAGCGTGTCCCTCTCTACCAACTCCGCCAGCAGAAGACTCGAGTTCCAGAGGTGGTGGCTAAAGAGACGTCGTTCTGCCTCACTTTCGGTGACCGCAAGCTCCAGAGCCAGCGGCCTGGGCAGGTTTGGCGACGTATAGATTAGACTGTGCTCTGCGTCGCCGTGTTGGTTGGTCACATCGTTCGGATAGATGACGCCGAGGGATGTGGAGAGATAATCCTCCGGGCCCCAAGGCTCGCTACCGTGGAGGCAGATTCGGGATGTGAGCGCCATGGGGCGGTTTGCTCTTCTGTGCTAGATAGTGGTCGCTGATTGGAAAGGATCAGACTGTCTCGTGCTGCGCTCAAGTTTATCTTGACGGACCCTCGGTTTGGGCTGCTATGACGAAGTCAAATCGATTCCGCACCCAGTTGGCATTCGTCCACAGTGTCACACAAGTCGTATTGGCCCCTTCTTCCTCAGCCGTGGGCCATTCAAGAAAATTTGACTTCGTGTGTCAGTCAGCTCGGCACAACCTGGAGCTGGTCTGTGAGAGGTAGTGACAGGTTATTGCCTGGTAGTAAATTCCTCCAGCCGATGATCAACTCTCCTGACGTGAGACGCCACCATGTCTCTCAGGTTAGGTTTAGGTTGGCGCGCTTGGACAGCAGCCCATTAACTTTTGCGCAATCTATTTTGGTGCTTTCCTATCTGGTGGAGACTGGTATTTATTTCTCCATCGATTCTATTCAATGCTGGCCAAGGAGGAAGTCGGGGAACGAACGTATGAACACGCAATAAAATACACTTCTTGTCTATGCGAAAATACCAACCGCCAATGCCAATCAATGTGCGTCATGCCCGGTTGAAACGGCGTGGTGATACTACAAGTCTCTCTCTTCATTCGTTGCCTTGTCGGGCACCAGCTTGTGCACAGGACAGGTGGgtagctgtacttactcactgTCACCACAGTAGCCTGCCTGCCTTAGTTGATTGATTGGATATGTCAGCATTCTGAATTCTCGGAATGCATGTCGTTGCCATTATTCTGACGCCTGCCTCATGTTGACGCCATACAACATTGTGCACATGGCATGGATTCTACGCATATACAATGTCTCCCATGCGTGCAAATGCATACATTACTCGGTCTACGTACATGGCAATAAATTATGTGAAGGGGGGAAGCACTCGTGCCTCGTACCTGAGAGATGAGGGTCCGTCTAGGACTGTCGACTGAAGCCATCGATCGTGCGGACGGCCATTCCCGTCTCGACCCGGCTCGCAATAACACAGGGTATCAAAGTACAACAAGCTCGCTCCCAATGTGGACTCGAGACGGCCAATAGGTGTGTCCCGTGCCGGCTGTCATGAAAATCAAACAAGAGCATACTGAACTCCAACGCCATCCTTCCATCCGCCGTCTCGAATGAGCGGCGCCGTGGCAGACTCATGCGCCGTCCGGGATGCACGGCACCCAAGGGCCTTGATCAAGGACGTGTGCGTTCAACGGGGCCGCGTGCCTCCGTCCCCGCGAGCGCCACCGCAAGGCGGCGCAGCCGAGGTTGTCGCACGCGAGGCGTCGCCTCATATGGAGGATACCGTGGTCGTCTCCAGGATCTCCTTCAtctcgccgagctgcgcCTCGTCTGGGTCATCCGACAGCCAAGGTCCCTTCTCCGCATCCGTCGCGCCCAGAAAGCCCTCGGCACGATTCAGAGTCTGCACGTCAAGGTCGGTGACGTATGCGTTGCCGTCCGACAACTTGATGCGAACCTCGTGATCGGTGGACAGCATCATGTCATCCTTGGCCAGCCGCCGGGAACCATCAAAAACGGCCATGATACGCTTCTTCATGTTCATCTGGCCCTTGTCGAAGCCCCAGGACGAGGGATAATCACGACGGTTCTTGCGACCGCGAACCCTCGTCGCCAGCgggacgccgccgcgggAGTGCGTCAAGCCTCGGGACTTTTGAACGCCATTGGGAGGGTTCTTCTTCCGGGCGGAGGGGGACGAGTTCGATCcggaggcggcgtcgtcggcgtcgtcgtcctctcccatctcgtcgtcgtcaccgtaGTCGTCGgtctgcatcgtcggcgtggcGGTGGGCAGGTTGTTCTTCTCGAGCGTCTGATGGACACTCCTGTCGTTTTCGACCTCGGCAAGTCGCTGCGcgttgatggcctcggccgggtCTTCTTGCTGCACGATTCGGAGGACGCAGTCGTCCAGATGCTCGTAGAAGTCCTGGGCGTTGGCGAAGTTCTGGGAGCAGGTGCTGCATTTGCCCGTCGCGTCGGGGGCGTAGCCGACAAGCTtcttgccggtgccgacgccgacgggcgtCTTCTTGCGACTGTTGGGCGGCGTCTGTTCGACGCCATGCACGGCCGTCAGATGCCTTTTGAAAACGTCGGCCCGGTTGAACGACTTCTCGGCAGGcgagccggagccgggaCAGAAGCCGCAGACCATCGTTCCCTTGTAATGGGTCAAGGTGTGGCGGTTCTTGTCATACTTGCGGGCAAAGCCCTTGAGGTGGTACTCGCACGTGTGGATGGGGCACTTCTCCGGTCGCTCGTTCTGATGCGTGAGCATGTGGGCTTTCAGGTCCTTGAACACCTTGCCGCAGTCGGGGTAGGAGCATCGTTGCTTCTCCCTCGACTCGTCGCCACTGTGGTACTCGGCGGAGGCGGGCGAGATGAAGCTGGCGGCCATGCTgacacggcggccgagggcgtccACCGGAACGCCATAGGGGCTTCCCGGGAAGGCGGACGGGAAAGGGCCGCCGTGGAGGTAgggcgacgagctgctggTGCGGAGAAGGGTGGGTTGAGGGGACGCGACGGAAGGAGAGGACACGAAcgggttggcggcggcggcctgctgGAAGTGGTTGCTGAAGGGCGACATTGGCATCGGCGGAGGGGCCACGTCTGGGTGAATGAGAGAGGGATCTGTCGCGCGTGGAAGAGCGTTAGCAAGCATGGTGATGGACGTCatcgaggcggcgatggtggCCGTCGTGTTGGCCGTTGAAGGGCTGACACATGCGCGGGCGAGGAGATGGTGAGCAGTTGCGGGAAGGAGGATTGTCAATTGTCGGTTGCCCAAGGGGGGGGCGCGGCACACGAGTCAGCGCACTCctgctccgcctccgcctggaggggagggagagggaggacggcggcctcTCGTTATTGCCGCTGCTCGTATTGTGGCAAGGCGCTGACTCGCTGCGCACAGCACTATGCAAGCCGCTAGCCACTAACGCGAACGcagccacgacgacgaacggGTACTTGCGTCGTCCCCTTCAAAAATGCAGAGCGACGGTGGGCCAATGTCGTcagccatccatccactGGGATGCGAGACGAGGCACGAGCCGAAATGTGAAATGTGGCGACAAGGTAATCCGTCAATGCAAATGCAAATGCGAGATGCAACTGCAACGGCAGTCCCAGCCCCAACACGACGGgtgccaccaccaccgggTGCCTTGCCACCGAGTGTGGGgccggggagggggagggggacggCAGCGAAGCGGTAGAAGTCAACGTAGCAGCCGcgtagggggggggggggcaaagATGGGACAATGACCGTCGTCGGGGATTGCAACAAAGGAATAATAAGAGAGAGAAAAAAAATTGATGGCATACCTACGAACGTCTTGGGTTGGGCGGCACCAAAATCGTAACTCCGCAGTGGTTCCAGTGCCGAACCGGTAAAATATTCGGGCCCAGCCATGTAAtcgttgccgacgatgctcgGCTGCACAGCCATGCCCTGCGCATTCCACTcagcgacggcgccgggctGGCCGTGATTGGACTGAGGCGATCCCATGGCTGACGAGGGTGCCGAGGGTGCAGATGCGGTTGATAAGCTGGAGGAGCCCAGTCGCATGTCACCATCTTCGTGATACGAGCTAGGCGAGGCACGGCCGAGCATGTAGCTGGATGTGTCGGCGTAAAGGGAGGCCTCGAAGGTTAGAGAGGTTGTGGGGGTCGCGTAGACGGCGTTTTGAGCATGGCCCGAACGTGAAAGGCTTCCTCGGAACGGCGCGGGCTCGGTCGTCATGCTCATGTCCATGCCGACCATGGGTGCCGCCGGGTTTCGAGTGCTCGCAAGTGCGTCATGAGGTGTGTCGGGAAAGCGAGCCAAAGGTCCACAGCCAGGTTGCTGCGGAAGCATGGCGAAGCGTtgctcggcggccatggtggccatggtccgtcgtcaccgttcCTTCAGAAGGGCTTGGTCCTGACTGGGTCTGCTCCGATTCAACGTGTCAGCGTACCAGGATCGTGGGTCCCTCGGGGGTGGGGGGAGGCAGAGTGGCACGTTATCTCGAAAAGGGGAGAGAACGAGACCAGGTCGTGGTTTGTTACCTTTGAAGCACCAATGCTCGTTCCAACGACCCGAAGGGTGAGGGGGGCAGGAGGGGCaggcaggaggaggcgacggcgttcCCACCAGCTCTCACTTCCCTGTTCCAGGAAGGCGACGTCCGGACTCGGGCCGAACTTTGGCCTCGCTTGAAAGCCAGGGCGTGAATTCGAACAAAGCGAAGCCGGACAGATGGCGAAGCAGTACCGATTCGACTGGTGGTGCGTCGCTGCGAGTTGGCGCAGGGGCGGGCGGAATGCTGGTGGTCCGAGTACTTGATGATTtcaggccgtcgtcatgtGCGGCGAGGCAACGGCTGTTGTGCGTCTTGAATGAAAGGGTTCGGCGGAGGCATGGACAGATTCATCCATGCGGAGGGGTGGTTAGATGTCGGACGTTGGACGCTGGGGAATGAAGACGTAGATATAGACGGTCAACGGGTACCACAAACAAGGACGAGATCGAATGCGCTCTCGCACGTACAGGGCCAAGACAGGCCAGTCGAATGGGAAcgtcctcgaggaggaggaggaggggggtgTCAGGATCAGTCCGTGGCCGTGGCATATTATTACGACAAGAGACGAGACCTCACCGGGGTCCATGGTCCATGGTCCATGGGGAGAGGTGGGGAGAAGGGACGACGGTATGAATTGGGACGAGAGGCCAACAGGTTAGCGTCATGGCAGGGCACCAGCATCGTCCTTGGGGCAAACGGGAGCTTTGACAGGGCTCCAGTCGGTATTCACCAAGGCGGCTTGCCTTGCCGGCGGCCGCTCCGGGGATGGGGAGGGGTGGTTGCTGAAAGGGTCCCTCGAGGAGGGAAGGGGTGTGAATGGGTGGGTGATGCGCTGTCTGGTCTGGCTGGCCATGGCTGTGTGGAGAATGACCCTAACCAAGGGTACTTGGGGGCGTACGGACGACACTGAACAGGGACACGGGTACGGAGCGCTACTGTACTACGGacggagtcctccgtaccagaacatgtacctgtacatgtactccgtattccgtacttgagtactccgtacagtacacgtacaagtacggagttctgaAGGTGCAGGAGTAATTAACTTGCGTGCTTGTTTGGGCACAcgcacttgtactctgcatgtacagagtacacgcACGTGCATAGTAATGCGACGAACGAGAGAGCGGAAAGTAACGGTGCCCTGGCCGGCTAGGCCTCCAACGCTTGGCCAGCAGAGCCAGCCAGCGAGCTTGGGAGGATCGAGACCCACCAACTGGCGGTGATGAATTCCGGTCTCCCGGATAGCAATGTGCCGGATCAAGGCGGCTGCACCAACCATCATCGGAGGACAGCCAACCGAGGTGCTCGAATGACTTGCTGCCACCCACCGAAGCAAGATGCGCGGCGAGGTTGAGGAAGCCGGGTCGGCACTGTGGCGGGGGCATGAGTTCTACGTCCTTGGTAGTGGAGGTACTCGCGACCTCTGAGCACCTTGGGGCCTGGGTATCGGAGACGCTAAGCCAAAGCGAGCGCGGGACGAAGGGACGAGGTTGAAGGTGGCTGTTTGGTGACGAGCAAGGCATTTCGTGCCGAAGCGTGCACCAGACGGGCACTCTGCACACTTGGAGAATATGCCAACATTTAGGTGCTAATTAGCGGACGCCTCGAACAAGCGCACATGTAATTACGTCACGAACACTCTTCTGCTGCTTGCACGAGTTTTTCGCGTCTGCTCGAGGTGTGCTGCAAGGACAGATTCGTACACATGTTCTTTTTGAATGGTTTGTTTcattagtacctaggtacctaagatgtacagtaagtaggtaggtgcgTGCACAGTAAGTGCAAGCACTTTGATGCATAATACCAGGTGTAGCGGTGACAATACGATCTCGTACTCTTTTTTACTACCACTTGTGAAATCTGCACAAGCGGCGGATGTCCACAATACTTGCCCGCACCCAAGTGCTAGGTGGTAAGGTGcactgcactccgtgctgtgcAAGCATTTGGTGTGGGCTTGCTGCCGCAGGTCTGAGACAGAGAAGCAACAGGATGGCACCAACTTTCCGTTTTCCTTTTTCAAGGCTCGATTTAGCTTCCTTGTTGCCGGGTTGGTGAGGCTACCGCGATAGGATGGGGTGATGAGACCGACGGACG of the Drechmeria coniospora strain ARSEF 6962 chromosome 01, whole genome shotgun sequence genome contains:
- a CDS encoding nicotinamide N-methyltransferase gives rise to the protein MALTSRICLHGSEPWGPEDYLSTSLGVIYPNDVTNQHGDAEHSLIYTSPNLPRPLALELAVTESEAERRLFSHHLWNSSLLLAELVERDTLGVEDADRDGDFGLGEGASFHVGGQAVLELGAGTALPSIMAGILGARRVVVTDYPAPPILSSLRSNVEHNIRPSFAPAGSSATPAASILVQGHSWGELSDAFCLSNRHAFDRIFVADCLWMPWEHANLLRSIEHFISVDNEDARCWLVAGFHTGREKIRGFFEEKTLREVGLELERIWERDCDGQERVWMSHRPEDDITVRKRWLLVAVLRRTTVNACTS
- a CDS encoding zinc finger domain-containing protein; translation: MAAEQRFAMLPQQPGCGPLARFPDTPHDALASTRNPAAPMVGMDMSMTTEPAPFRGSLSRSGHAQNAVYATPTTSLTFEASLYADTSSYMLGRASPSSYHEDGDMRLGSSSLSTASAPSAPSSAMGSPQSNHGQPGAVAEWNAQGMAVQPSIVGNDYMAGPEYFTGSALEPLRSYDFGAAQPKTFVDPSLIHPDVAPPPMPMSPFSNHFQQAAAANPFVSSPSVASPQPTLLRTSSSSPYLHGGPFPSAFPGSPYGVPVDALGRRVSMAASFISPASAEYHSGDESREKQRCSYPDCGKVFKDLKAHMLTHQNERPEKCPIHTCEYHLKGFARKYDKNRHTLTHYKGTMVCGFCPGSGSPAEKSFNRADVFKRHLTAVHGVEQTPPNSRKKTPVGVGTGKKLVGYAPDATGKCSTCSQNFANAQDFYEHLDDCVLRIVQQEDPAEAINAQRLAEVENDRSVHQTLEKNNLPTATPTMQTDDYGDDDEMGEDDDADDAASGSNSSPSARKKNPPNGVQKSRGLTHSRGGVPLATRVRGRKNRRDYPSSWGFDKGQMNMKKRIMAVFDGSRRLAKDDMMLSTDHEVRIKLSDGNAYVTDLDVQTLNRAEGFLGATDAEKGPWLSDDPDEAQLGEMKEILETTTVSSI